From Passer domesticus isolate bPasDom1 chromosome 5, bPasDom1.hap1, whole genome shotgun sequence, the proteins below share one genomic window:
- the NUDT4 gene encoding diphosphoinositol polyphosphate phosphohydrolase 2 isoform X3 — MEPEEEPGGAAVREVYEEAGVKGKLGRLLGIFEQNQDRKHRTYVYVLTVTEILEDWEDSVNIGRKREWFKVEDAIKVLQCHKPVHAEYLEKLKLSCSPTNGNSVVPPLPDNNSLYVTSAQTSGLPSTVR, encoded by the exons ATGGAACCAGAGGAAGAGCCAGGGGGAGCAGCCGTGAGAGAGGTGTATGAAGAG GCTGGAGTAAAGGGAAAGCTAGGCAGACTTCTTGGGATATTTGAG CAGAACCAGGATCGGAAGCATAGGACGTATGTTTATGTTCTTACTGTGACGGAAATCCTGGAAGACTGGGAAGATTCAGTTAATATAG gaaggaaaagagaatggTTCAAAGTAGAAGATGCAATCAAGGTCCTTCAGTGTCACAAGCCGGTTCATGCAGAATACTTGGAAAAACTGAAACTGAGCTGTTCACCCACTAATGGAAACTCTGTGGTTCCCCCTCTTCCAGATAATAACTCCTTATATGTCACTTCTGCACAGACTTCTGGGTTGCCCTCTACTGTGAGATAA
- the NUDT4 gene encoding diphosphoinositol polyphosphate phosphohydrolase 2 isoform X1 — translation MMKFKPNQTRTYDREGYKKRAACLCFRSEREDEVLLVSSSRYPDQWIVPGGGMEPEEEPGGAAVREVYEEAGVKGKLGRLLGIFEQNQDRKHRTYVYVLTVTEILEDWEDSVNIGRKREWFKVEDAIKVLQCHKPVHAEYLEKLKLSCSPTNGNSVVPPLPDNNSLYVTSAQTSGLPSTVR, via the exons ATGATGAAATTCAAGCCGAACCAGACGCGGACGTACGACCGGGAGGGCTACAAGAAGCGGGCGGCGTGCCTGTGCTTCCGCAGCGAGCGGGAGGACGAG GTGCTGTTGGTGAGCAGTAGCCGGTACCCAGATCAGTGGATTGTACCAGGTGGAGGAATGGAACCAGAGGAAGAGCCAGGGGGAGCAGCCGTGAGAGAGGTGTATGAAGAG GCTGGAGTAAAGGGAAAGCTAGGCAGACTTCTTGGGATATTTGAG CAGAACCAGGATCGGAAGCATAGGACGTATGTTTATGTTCTTACTGTGACGGAAATCCTGGAAGACTGGGAAGATTCAGTTAATATAG gaaggaaaagagaatggTTCAAAGTAGAAGATGCAATCAAGGTCCTTCAGTGTCACAAGCCGGTTCATGCAGAATACTTGGAAAAACTGAAACTGAGCTGTTCACCCACTAATGGAAACTCTGTGGTTCCCCCTCTTCCAGATAATAACTCCTTATATGTCACTTCTGCACAGACTTCTGGGTTGCCCTCTACTGTGAGATAA
- the NUDT4 gene encoding diphosphoinositol polyphosphate phosphohydrolase 2 isoform X2, protein MMKFKPNQTRTYDREGYKKRAACLCFRSEREDEVLLVSSSRYPDQWIVPGGGMEPEEEPGGAAVREVYEEAGVKGKLGRLLGIFENQDRKHRTYVYVLTVTEILEDWEDSVNIGRKREWFKVEDAIKVLQCHKPVHAEYLEKLKLSCSPTNGNSVVPPLPDNNSLYVTSAQTSGLPSTVR, encoded by the exons ATGATGAAATTCAAGCCGAACCAGACGCGGACGTACGACCGGGAGGGCTACAAGAAGCGGGCGGCGTGCCTGTGCTTCCGCAGCGAGCGGGAGGACGAG GTGCTGTTGGTGAGCAGTAGCCGGTACCCAGATCAGTGGATTGTACCAGGTGGAGGAATGGAACCAGAGGAAGAGCCAGGGGGAGCAGCCGTGAGAGAGGTGTATGAAGAG GCTGGAGTAAAGGGAAAGCTAGGCAGACTTCTTGGGATATTTGAG AACCAGGATCGGAAGCATAGGACGTATGTTTATGTTCTTACTGTGACGGAAATCCTGGAAGACTGGGAAGATTCAGTTAATATAG gaaggaaaagagaatggTTCAAAGTAGAAGATGCAATCAAGGTCCTTCAGTGTCACAAGCCGGTTCATGCAGAATACTTGGAAAAACTGAAACTGAGCTGTTCACCCACTAATGGAAACTCTGTGGTTCCCCCTCTTCCAGATAATAACTCCTTATATGTCACTTCTGCACAGACTTCTGGGTTGCCCTCTACTGTGAGATAA